In the Drosophila biarmipes strain raj3 chromosome X, RU_DBia_V1.1, whole genome shotgun sequence genome, one interval contains:
- the LOC108025626 gene encoding uncharacterized protein LOC108025626: MSSAKHLKTLSEDELGDFFGSFDLVLCDCDGVVWYPLRDFIPGSAEALAHLELLGKQVTFVTNNSISSVREHIEKFEKQGNLKVDEHQIVHPAQTICDHLRSISFQGLIYCLATPPFKELLVAAGFRLTEDSGSGLIRSLKDLHEAIFGGDSVDAVIIDVDFNLSAAKLMRAHVQLQNPKCLFLAGAADALIPFGQGEIIGPGAFIDVVSQSVGRRPTALGKPGEDLRRILLDRHPEIPPSRVLFVGDSLASDIGFARASGYQTLLVLTGGTKLEDVQRLPADHPQMPDYLADCLGQIAPTSASNDPESSNSDSTHLP, encoded by the exons ATGAGTTCG GCCAAGCATCTGAAGACCTTGAGTGAGGACGAGCTCGGCGATTTCTTCGGCTCTTTCGACTTGGTCCTCTGCGATTGCGATG GAGTGGTTTGGTATCCCCTGAGGGATTTTATTCCCGGTTCCGCAGAGGCCTTGGCCCACTTGGAGCTGCTTGGCAAGCAGGTGACCTTTGTGACCAACAACAGCATCAGTTCGGTGAGGGAGCACATCGAGAAGTTCGAGAAGCAGGGTAACCTCAAGGTGGACGAG CACCAAATCGTCCATCCCGCACAGACCATCTGCGATCACTTGAGATCCATTAGCTTCCAGGGACTCATCTACTgcctggccacgccccctttcaAGGAACTCCTCGTGGCTGCCGGATTTCGGCTGACGGAAGAC AGCGGTAGCGGCCTCATCAGGAGCCTCAAGGACCTGCACGAGGCCATCTTCGGCGGCGACTCCGTGGATGCGGTCATCATCGATGTGGACTTCAATCTGTCGGCTGCCAAGCTGATGCGAGCCCATGTCCAGCTGCAGAACCCCAAGTGCCTCTTCCTGGCCGGAGCCGCAGATGCCCTCATACCTTTCGGCCAGGGCGAGATTATAG GACCTGGAGCCTTCATCGATGTGGTGTCCCAGTCGGTTGGCCGCCGGCCCACTGCTCTGGGCAAGCCCGGCGAGGATCTGCGCAGGATTCTACTGGACCGCCACCCGGAAATCCCGCCGAGCCGCGTGCTCTTCGTGGGCGACAGTCTGGCCAGCGACATTGGCTTCGCCCGCGCCAGTGGCTACCAGACGCTGCTCGTCCTCACCGGCGGCACGAAGCTGGAGGACGTGCAGCGCCTGCCGGCTGACCATCCCCAGATGCCCGACTACCTGGCCGATTGCCTGGGCCAGATAGCACCCACCTCCGCCTCCAATGATCCGGAATCCAGTAACTCTGACTCGACACATTTGCCCTGA
- the LOC108025821 gene encoding keratin, type I cytoskeletal 9 isoform X2, with amino-acid sequence MSTESNTPVDPRVQVELEKLNSATDNINRYEVELDEAKCEFKRLLAESVVRIKAAAHKLGNSIDAAKPYYESRIYAAQLAKETQLAAANHEKAKSIHAAAKEMVYLAEQGLGEKSTLDTACQEMLSHAASKVNQSQLEVTDTRNALKMCQLKLEVANNRVGKLQGQLKQALRASRPYYETRANYNGLLKAQKTRVNELEAKVSAAKLTYNEALKNLEQISEDIHRQRQQRNNLLNYEAMLRQVDVVDTLAAGQERGSPSGAPSAQQGSELDAEEDEEEEYLRMPDRLGHHECPHLLTDFEAVLTFPQKLAGGMHKSASTGAADGEAGLGPLGLHAPYEVKSGSGSLASGSASVSTSAGGAPADNDIEQWTEIRLSHSDSTSSSYSNQSLLEQQGLESTGGMAGGLGLGLGRNHLDADAQSQHSTSSSDEPKRKVTCTTIFQDDSSASSGGGGGGAGQQMSRKQSLSQWLSRSNSFKGSGRRQSLDLLIDAGDKVKDVFSYGFQKVGRSLERRNSESEMGGDGCGGAEGEALLGGATDSLAVSSGGSFGGGGGGEGRGGDGRGGGASSGGAGDFFLFSRSSEPKELLSDEQVENLLLNHLVDENGAIIVEELKSPTTTTSMYHTHQQQQQQQQQQQQQKQHHQALNVVGALLF; translated from the exons ATGTCGACGGAGAGCAACACGCCCGTGGATCCGAGGGTTCAG GTGGAGCTGGAGAAGCTCAACTCCGCCACGGACAACATCAACCGCTACGAGGTGGAGCTCGAT GAGGCCAAGTGCGAGTTCAAGCGCCTGCTGGCCGAGAGTGTGGTGAGGATCAAGGCCGCCGCCCACAAGCTGGGCAACTCCATAGACGCCGCCAAGCCCTACTACGAGTCCCGCATCTATGCCGCCCAGCTGGCCAAGGAGACCCAGCTGGCGGCCGCCAACCACGAGAAGGCCAAGTCCATCCATGCCGCCGCCAAGGAGATGGTCTACCTGGCCGAGCAGGGGCTGGGCGAGAAGTCCACGCTGGACACCGCCTGCCAGGAGATGCTCAGCCACGCCGCCAGCAAGGTCAACCAGTCGCAGCTGGAGGTCACCGACACCCGCAACGCCCTCAAGATGTGCCAGCTGAAGCTGGAGGTGGCCAACAACCGCGTCGGCAAGCTCCAGGGCCAGCTCAAGCAGGCGCTCAGGGCCTCCAG GCCGTACTACGAGACGCGGGCGAACTACAACGGACTGCTGAAGGCGCAGAAGACGCGGGTCAACGAGCTGGAGGCGAAGGTCAGTGCGGCCAAGCTCACGTACAACGAGGCGCTGAAGAACCTGGAGCAGATCTCCGAGGACATCCACCGGCAGCGCCAGCAGCGCAACAACCTGCTCAACTACGAGGCCATGTTGCGCCAGGTGGACGTGGTGGACACGTTGGCCGCGGGCCAGGAGAGGGGCTCTCCCTCTGGAGCTCCCTCGGCGCAACAGGGGTCGGAGCTGGACGCCGaagaggacgaggaggaggagtacCTGCGCATGCCGGATCGCCTGGGCCACCACGAGTGCCCCCATCTGCTGACCGACTTCGAGGCGGTGCTCACCTTCCCCCAGAAACTGGCCGGCGGCATGCACAAGTCGGCCAGCACCGGTGCCGCCGACGGGGAGGCCGGTCTGGGGCCGCTGGGCCTGCACGCACCCTACGAGGTGAAGTCGGGCAGCGGCTCCCTGGCCTCGGGTTCCGCTTCCGTCTCGACATCGGCCGGCGGAGCGCCGGCGGACAACGATATCGAACAGTGGACGGAGATCCGGCTGTCGCATTCGGATAGCACCAGTTCCAGCTACTCGAACCAGTCGCTCCTCGAGCAGCAGGGCCTGGAGAGCACGGGCGGCATGGCCGGCGGCCTGGGACTGGGCCTGGGGCGGAATCATCTGGATGCGGATGCCCAGTCGCAGCACTCGACCTCGTCGTCCGATGAGCCCAAGCGCAAGGTCACCTGCACGACGATATTCCAGGATGACAGCAGTGCCTCgagcggcggaggaggcggaggagctgGTCAGCAGATGAGCCGGAAGCAGAGTCTAAGCCAGTGGCTGTCGCGCTCGAACAGCTTCAAGGGCAGCGGACGGCGGCAGAGCCTGGACCTGCTGATCGACGCCGGCGACAAGGTGAAGGATGTGTTTAGCTACGGGTTCCAGAAGGTGGGACGCAGCctggagcggcgcaacagcgAGTCGGAGATGGGCGGCGATGGTTGCGGTGGCGCCGAGGGCGAGGCGCTGCTGGGCGGCGCGACGGACTCGTTGGCAGTGTCCAGCGGTGGCTCCttcggcggcggaggaggaggagaaggaaGAGGCGGAGATGGAAGAGGAGGAGGTGCATCCTCCGGCGGTGCCGGTGACTTTTTCCTCTTCAGCAG ATCTTCAGAGCCTAAAGAGCTACTGTCCGATGAGCAGGTTGAGAATTTACTATTAAATCACTTGGTGGATGAGAACGGTGCCATTATAGTGGAAGAACTCAAATCGCCAACAACTACCACAAGCATGTATCACacacaccaacaacaacaacagcagcagcaacaacaacaacaacaaaagcaacacCATCAGGCACTTAATGTGGTTGGAGCCTTGCTGTTTTGA
- the LOC108025821 gene encoding keratin, type I cytoskeletal 9 isoform X1 yields MSTESNTPVDPRVQVELEKLNSATDNINRYEVELDEAKCEFKRLLAESVVRIKAAAHKLGNSIDAAKPYYESRIYAAQLAKETQLAAANHEKAKSIHAAAKEMVYLAEQGLGEKSTLDTACQEMLSHAASKVNQSQLEVTDTRNALKMCQLKLEVANNRVGKLQGQLKQALRASRLQLKRNLLLLRYFSIMHALYCTLCSPYYETRANYNGLLKAQKTRVNELEAKVSAAKLTYNEALKNLEQISEDIHRQRQQRNNLLNYEAMLRQVDVVDTLAAGQERGSPSGAPSAQQGSELDAEEDEEEEYLRMPDRLGHHECPHLLTDFEAVLTFPQKLAGGMHKSASTGAADGEAGLGPLGLHAPYEVKSGSGSLASGSASVSTSAGGAPADNDIEQWTEIRLSHSDSTSSSYSNQSLLEQQGLESTGGMAGGLGLGLGRNHLDADAQSQHSTSSSDEPKRKVTCTTIFQDDSSASSGGGGGGAGQQMSRKQSLSQWLSRSNSFKGSGRRQSLDLLIDAGDKVKDVFSYGFQKVGRSLERRNSESEMGGDGCGGAEGEALLGGATDSLAVSSGGSFGGGGGGEGRGGDGRGGGASSGGAGDFFLFSRSSEPKELLSDEQVENLLLNHLVDENGAIIVEELKSPTTTTSMYHTHQQQQQQQQQQQQQKQHHQALNVVGALLF; encoded by the exons ATGTCGACGGAGAGCAACACGCCCGTGGATCCGAGGGTTCAG GTGGAGCTGGAGAAGCTCAACTCCGCCACGGACAACATCAACCGCTACGAGGTGGAGCTCGAT GAGGCCAAGTGCGAGTTCAAGCGCCTGCTGGCCGAGAGTGTGGTGAGGATCAAGGCCGCCGCCCACAAGCTGGGCAACTCCATAGACGCCGCCAAGCCCTACTACGAGTCCCGCATCTATGCCGCCCAGCTGGCCAAGGAGACCCAGCTGGCGGCCGCCAACCACGAGAAGGCCAAGTCCATCCATGCCGCCGCCAAGGAGATGGTCTACCTGGCCGAGCAGGGGCTGGGCGAGAAGTCCACGCTGGACACCGCCTGCCAGGAGATGCTCAGCCACGCCGCCAGCAAGGTCAACCAGTCGCAGCTGGAGGTCACCGACACCCGCAACGCCCTCAAGATGTGCCAGCTGAAGCTGGAGGTGGCCAACAACCGCGTCGGCAAGCTCCAGGGCCAGCTCAAGCAGGCGCTCAGGGCCTCCAG ATTGCAGCTCAAGCGCAATTTACTTTTGTTGAGATATTTTAGCATTATGCACGCTTTGTATTGTACCCTCTGTTC GCCGTACTACGAGACGCGGGCGAACTACAACGGACTGCTGAAGGCGCAGAAGACGCGGGTCAACGAGCTGGAGGCGAAGGTCAGTGCGGCCAAGCTCACGTACAACGAGGCGCTGAAGAACCTGGAGCAGATCTCCGAGGACATCCACCGGCAGCGCCAGCAGCGCAACAACCTGCTCAACTACGAGGCCATGTTGCGCCAGGTGGACGTGGTGGACACGTTGGCCGCGGGCCAGGAGAGGGGCTCTCCCTCTGGAGCTCCCTCGGCGCAACAGGGGTCGGAGCTGGACGCCGaagaggacgaggaggaggagtacCTGCGCATGCCGGATCGCCTGGGCCACCACGAGTGCCCCCATCTGCTGACCGACTTCGAGGCGGTGCTCACCTTCCCCCAGAAACTGGCCGGCGGCATGCACAAGTCGGCCAGCACCGGTGCCGCCGACGGGGAGGCCGGTCTGGGGCCGCTGGGCCTGCACGCACCCTACGAGGTGAAGTCGGGCAGCGGCTCCCTGGCCTCGGGTTCCGCTTCCGTCTCGACATCGGCCGGCGGAGCGCCGGCGGACAACGATATCGAACAGTGGACGGAGATCCGGCTGTCGCATTCGGATAGCACCAGTTCCAGCTACTCGAACCAGTCGCTCCTCGAGCAGCAGGGCCTGGAGAGCACGGGCGGCATGGCCGGCGGCCTGGGACTGGGCCTGGGGCGGAATCATCTGGATGCGGATGCCCAGTCGCAGCACTCGACCTCGTCGTCCGATGAGCCCAAGCGCAAGGTCACCTGCACGACGATATTCCAGGATGACAGCAGTGCCTCgagcggcggaggaggcggaggagctgGTCAGCAGATGAGCCGGAAGCAGAGTCTAAGCCAGTGGCTGTCGCGCTCGAACAGCTTCAAGGGCAGCGGACGGCGGCAGAGCCTGGACCTGCTGATCGACGCCGGCGACAAGGTGAAGGATGTGTTTAGCTACGGGTTCCAGAAGGTGGGACGCAGCctggagcggcgcaacagcgAGTCGGAGATGGGCGGCGATGGTTGCGGTGGCGCCGAGGGCGAGGCGCTGCTGGGCGGCGCGACGGACTCGTTGGCAGTGTCCAGCGGTGGCTCCttcggcggcggaggaggaggagaaggaaGAGGCGGAGATGGAAGAGGAGGAGGTGCATCCTCCGGCGGTGCCGGTGACTTTTTCCTCTTCAGCAG ATCTTCAGAGCCTAAAGAGCTACTGTCCGATGAGCAGGTTGAGAATTTACTATTAAATCACTTGGTGGATGAGAACGGTGCCATTATAGTGGAAGAACTCAAATCGCCAACAACTACCACAAGCATGTATCACacacaccaacaacaacaacagcagcagcaacaacaacaacaacaaaagcaacacCATCAGGCACTTAATGTGGTTGGAGCCTTGCTGTTTTGA
- the LOC108025946 gene encoding AH receptor-interacting protein — translation MQSRSKSEMKPIRKEILNPGNSYIELTPGTRVKFHFQTRRAGDTRIIDDSRKMEKPMELVLGKKFKLEVWELIVQQMSLNEVAKFTVHKSLCAQYPFISKTLRDIGKKPEERRHCCGMTLQNEGIGYPDLDELLQHPTELEFIIELISIELPEQYEKERWQMSDDEKMLATSTLRERGNNFYKASRFTEAETCYREAVGIVEQLMLKEKPHDEEWQELAAIKTPLLLNYAQCRLIAGDYYAVIEHCNEVLTLDPRNVKALFRRAKAHAGAWNPAQARRDFLDALALDATLKTTVSKELKSIEDQQQARNVQDRIHMQKLF, via the exons ATGCAGTCGCGCAGCAAGTCCGAGATGAAGCCCATACGGAAGGAGATCCTCAATCCGGGCAACAGCTACATCGAGCTGACCCCGGGCACCAGG GTGAAGTTCCACTTCCAGACGCGCAGGGCCGGCGACACCCGCATCATCGACGACAGCCGCAAGATGGAGAAGCCCATGGAGCTGGTGCTGGGCAAGAAGTTCAAGCTGGAGGTCTGGGAGCTGATTGTGCAGCAGATGTCCCTCAACGAGGTGGCCAAGTTCACCGTGCACAAGTCG cTCTGCGCCCAGTACCCGTTCATATCGAAGACGCTGCGCGACATTGGCAAGAAGCCCGAGGAGCGACGCCACTGCTGCGGCATGACGCTGCAGAACGAGGGCATCGGCTACCCCGATCTTGACGAGCTGCTGCAGCATCCCACCGAGCTGGAGTTCATCATCGAGCTGATCTCCATCGAGCTGCCCGAGCAGTACGAGAAGGAGCGCTGGCAGATGTCCGACGACGAGAAGATGCTGGCCACCAGCACGCTGCGCGAGCGCGGTAACAACTTCTACAAGGCCAGCCGGTTCACGGAGGCGGAGACCTGCTACCGCGAGGCCGTGGGCATTGTGGAGCAGCTGATGCTGAAGGAGAAGCCGCACGACGAGGAGTGGCAGGAGCTGGCGGCCATCAAGACGCCGCTGCTGCTCAACTACGCCCAGTGCCGGCTGATAGCCGGCGACTACTATGCCGTGATCGAGCACTGCAACGAGGTGCTCACCCTGGATCCGCGCAACGTGAAGGCCCTGTTCCGGCGGGCCAAGGCCCATGCCGGCGCCTGGAATCCGGCACAGGCGCGACGCGACTTCCTCGACGCTCTGGCCCTGGATGCCACCCTCAAGACGACCGTGTCGAAGGAGCTGAAGTCCATCGAGGACCAGCAGCAGGCACGTAACGTCCAGGACCGCATTCACATGCAGAAGCTCTTCTAG
- the LOC108025928 gene encoding chronophin — MAKPQHILQLSEEQRSSFVGSFDRVLSDIDGVLWTMEHNVPRAADGYAALERSGKHLTFVTNNSVRTVEQCVRRFAKIGMQVQPEQIWHPAQSVVKYLRGIDFQGLIYIIASPPFKAVLREAGFQLLDGPNAFIEESYESLAKNIFDKEPVRAVVIDVDFNLSSPKMLRAHLYLRRPECLLIEGATDRLLPVAKGVNIIGPGAFASILVEASGRQDQCLTLGKPGRQLGQLIVEHYRIEQPSRVLMIGDMLAQDIGFGRQFGFQTLLVLSGGCTREQLLAETDPRHIPDFYADSMADVAQLLGEAPRAHV, encoded by the exons ATG GCCAAGCCCCAGCACATCCTGCAGCTGAGTGAGGAGCAGCGGAGCAGCTTCGTCGGCTCCTTCGACCGCGTGCTCAGCGACATCGATGGCGTCCTCTGGACCATGGAGCACAACGTGCCGCGGGCGGCCGACGGATACGCCGCCCTGGAGCGGAGTGGCAAGCACCTGACCTTCGTGACCAACAACAGCGTGCGCACGGTGGAGCAGTGCGTCCGGCGCTTCGCCAAGATCGGGATGCAGGTGCAGCCGGAGCAGATCTGGCACCCGGCCCAGTCCGTCGTCAAGTACCTGCGGGGCATCGACTTCCAGGGCCTCATCTACATCATCGCCAGCCCGCCGTTCAAGGCGGTGCTCCGCGAGGCGGGATTCCAGCTCCTGGATGGG CCCAACGCGTTCATCGAGGAGAGCTACGAGAGCCTGGCGAAGAACATCTTCGACAAGGAGCCGGTTCGCGCCGTCGTCATCGACGTGGACTTCAACCTGAGCTCGCCGAAGATGCTGCGGGCCCATCTCTACCTGCGCCGCCCGGAGTGCCTGCTCATCGAGGGCGCCACGGACCGCCTGCTGCCGGTGGCCAAGGGCGTCAACATCATCGGGCCGGGGGCCTTCGCCTCCATCCTGGTGGAGGCCAGTGGGAGGCAGGATCAGTGCCTCACGCTGGGCAAGCCGGGCCGCCAGCTGGGCCAGCTGATCGTGGAGCACTACCGGATCGAGCAGCCCAGCCGCGTGCTCATGATCGGCGACATGCTGGCCCAGGACATTGGCTTCGGGCGCCAGTTCGGCTTCCAGACCCTACTCGTCCTCAGCGGCGGCTGCACGCGGGAGCAGCTCCTGGCGGAGACGGACCCGCGCCACATCCCGGACTTCTACGCGGACAGCATGGCCGACGTGGCCCAGCTGCTCGGCGAGGCGCCCAGGGCGCATGTCTAG
- the LOC108025942 gene encoding BLOC-1-related complex subunit 5, with translation MGAEHSQQRAEADGHEIFDGRQPPGAGLGMGQAGAPGALGDGSTMMLAATAAANKRRGVGHRQQSAGGGGIGGIPGNPAGGAAPGASIVIASKQIIAEAASPGGSELSRPPSPPLSVCSDLPYVSYTDRPIGDSPKIRSKPAHMLQQSSASRAAARKSHPGGITSAVKPKRPQSTASSHNIVIVRPGASDAGEDVDLDLARLRNIPQFLPVLRESIASATYTRDAEILERLHSQHLVNICARMQTHLNLCASYVASEQNHLVERTKVVSNSITTLFAGFVDMQKTYASYAEQFAKIRSVSHQLSRCNSLLHENIASLEAINNFLDDEDRLEPFVWRTDDNKLRGEAEGATGGNSSRLWRL, from the coding sequence ATGGGCGCCGAGCACTCGCAGCAGCGGGCGGAGGCCGATGGCCACGAGATCTTCGACGGGCGCCAGCCGCCGGGGGCGGGCTTGGGCATGGGCCAGGCAGGCGCACCGGGAGCCCTCGGCGACGGCAGCACCATGATGCTGGCGGCCACGGCGGCGGCCAACAAGCGACGTGGAGTGGGCCACCGCCAGCAGtcggcaggaggaggaggaatcGGAGGAATACCGGGTAACCCAGCTGGTGGAGCAGCTCCCGGGGCCAGCATAGTGATAGCCAGCAAGCAGATCATCGCCGAGGCAGCCTCGCCCGGCGGCTCCGAGCTGAGCCGCCCGCCCTCGCCGCCGCTGAGCGTCTGCTCCGACCTGCCATACGTCTCCTACACGGACCGGCCCATCGGCGACTCGCCCAAGATCCGCAGCAAGCCGGCGCACATGCTGCAGCAGAGCAGCGCCAGCCGGGCGGCGGCCAGGAAGTCGCATCCCGGCGGTATCACCAGTGCCGTCAAGCCCAAGCGCCCCCAGTCCACCGCCTCGAGTCACAACATTGTGATCGTGCGTCCCGGTGCCAGCGACGCTGGCGAGGATGTGGATCTCGACCTGGCGCGGCTGCGCAACATTCCGCAGTTCCTGCCCGTGCTCAGGGAGTCCATCGCCTCGGCCACCTACACGCGAGACGCGGAGATACTGGAGCGACTGCACTCACAGCACCTGGTCAACATATGCGCGCGCATGCAGACGCACCTGAATCTGTGCGCCAGCTATGTGGCCAGCGAGCAGAACCACCTGGTGGAGCGCACCAAGGTGGTGAGCAACTCGATCACCACGCTCTTCGCCGGCTTCGTGGACATGCAGAAGACGTACGCCTCGTACGCCGAGCAGTTCGCCAAGATACGCAGCGTCTCCCATCAGTTGAGCCGCTGCAACTCGCTGCTGCACGAGAACATAGCCAGCCTGGAGGCGATCAACAACTTCCTGGACGACGAGGACCGGCTGGAGCCCTTCGTCTGGCGCACCGACGACAACAAGCTGCGCGGCGAGGCCGAGGGCGCCACCGGGGGCAACAGCAGCCGGCTGTGGCGGCTGTAG